One region of Polynucleobacter sp. Adler-ghost genomic DNA includes:
- a CDS encoding SIS domain-containing protein gives MNQLVSMYDIDIKNYAKSYFSYLNRVLNEIDLVSVEKFVEYVLSARANNKTIFFIGNGGSASTASHFANDFSIGVNNFKPPLKALCLADNVAIVTAIANDYGYDEIFSRQLKILGQPGDILVGISASGNSKNIINAIEVAGDMGLMTVGITGFDGGAMKSKVDLNIHVPSGNKEYGPVEDAHMILDHLIGSYLMRRTQEELE, from the coding sequence ATGAATCAGTTAGTTAGTATGTATGACATAGATATAAAAAATTACGCAAAATCATATTTTTCTTATTTAAACAGAGTTTTAAATGAAATTGATTTAGTAAGCGTTGAAAAGTTCGTTGAATATGTGCTGTCAGCCAGGGCAAACAATAAAACCATATTTTTTATAGGCAATGGTGGGAGTGCTTCAACCGCAAGTCATTTTGCCAATGATTTTTCAATTGGGGTAAATAACTTTAAGCCGCCTTTGAAGGCATTGTGCTTAGCTGATAACGTTGCAATCGTAACTGCAATTGCAAATGATTATGGGTATGATGAAATTTTTTCTCGTCAATTAAAGATCTTGGGACAACCCGGCGATATTTTGGTTGGGATATCCGCCTCTGGTAATTCAAAAAATATCATTAATGCAATTGAAGTTGCTGGCGATATGGGTCTAATGACTGTGGGAATAACTGGTTTTGATGGCGGAGCCATGAAATCAAAGGTTGACCTGAATATTCACGTTCCCTCTGGAAATAAAGAATACGGCCCAGTTGAGGATGCTCACATGATCTTGGACCATCTTATAGGTTCTTATTTAATGAGGCGTACTCAAGAAGAGCTTGAATAG
- a CDS encoding Gfo/Idh/MocA family protein gives MNKIKVGIAGYGIVGKRRRKVVDTNSNLKLVAICDRNIQALKPSQNDGVTYHENFDEFLKEDLDAMIICLTNDVAAESTIKAVNRGIHVFCEKPPGKSAQEVLQVMDAERLKPSIKVMYGFNHRYHESIKEGLKIASSNRLGKIINMRGVYGKSKLVTFDQDDWRTKREIAGGGVLLDQGIHMVDLMRLFAGEFDEVYSFIENTHWNYDVEDNVYALMKNKRNGVVAMLNSSATQWRHRFNLEVNFENGGLIFGGILSGSKSYGAETLTIIESDHELDNGDPKEITIKYNKDKSWEEEIHLFSEAIKNNEDIKSGSSLDALNTMKLVNEIYYADDLWRYKYDIRRISI, from the coding sequence ATGAATAAAATCAAAGTTGGTATTGCAGGGTATGGAATTGTTGGAAAGAGAAGGCGCAAGGTTGTAGATACTAATTCAAATTTAAAGTTAGTTGCAATATGTGACCGGAATATTCAAGCACTTAAACCCAGCCAAAATGATGGGGTTACTTACCACGAAAATTTTGATGAGTTTCTTAAGGAAGATTTAGATGCAATGATTATTTGTTTAACAAATGATGTTGCTGCTGAATCGACTATAAAGGCCGTTAACAGAGGAATCCATGTTTTTTGTGAGAAGCCTCCTGGCAAAAGTGCTCAAGAGGTATTGCAAGTAATGGATGCTGAAAGGTTAAAACCATCAATTAAGGTTATGTACGGCTTTAACCATAGATATCATGAGTCAATAAAAGAGGGTTTGAAAATCGCAAGTAGCAATCGTTTGGGCAAGATTATTAACATGAGGGGGGTCTACGGAAAGTCAAAATTAGTGACTTTTGATCAAGATGACTGGCGCACAAAAAGAGAAATTGCAGGAGGTGGCGTACTATTGGATCAGGGGATACATATGGTGGACTTGATGAGGCTTTTCGCCGGTGAGTTTGATGAAGTTTATAGCTTTATTGAGAATACTCACTGGAACTATGATGTGGAGGATAACGTTTATGCATTGATGAAAAATAAAAGAAATGGTGTAGTTGCAATGCTGAACTCATCAGCTACTCAGTGGCGTCACCGCTTCAACTTAGAGGTAAATTTTGAAAATGGAGGCCTTATTTTTGGAGGAATCCTCTCGGGCTCCAAAAGTTATGGAGCTGAAACATTAACAATCATAGAGTCTGATCATGAATTAGATAATGGTGACCCAAAAGAAATCACTATAAAATACAATAAAGATAAATCTTGGGAAGAGGAAATTCATTTATTTTCTGAAGCAATAAAAAATAATGAGGATATTAAGAGTGGATCATCGCTAGATGCGCTTAATACTATGAAATTAGTAAATGAAATATATTATGCTGATGATCTTTGGCGATATAAATACGATATTAGAAGGATTTCCATATGA
- a CDS encoding 3-deoxy-manno-octulosonate cytidylyltransferase — MKIIGVVPARMAASRFPGKPLKLIKGRPMIEHVFRRAELYQGWSNLVLATCDNEIQEYASRQSIPCVMTGSHHERALDRVAEAVQKMNLQVDDEDIVVCVQGDEPMMRPNMIDAVLEPLLVNTSIKATILAMHITDETIWLNPDTVKIVSNESGEILYTSRAPVPYCKGQFDAKHMARRIYGIFAFRWGNLNKFTAHKQTRLERLEACDSNRVLDMDFRQYIAPYPEIKSFSVDSLNDLSMVEASMEKDLLWGAY; from the coding sequence ATGAAAATAATTGGGGTAGTGCCAGCAAGAATGGCGGCATCTAGATTTCCAGGTAAGCCTTTGAAGTTAATTAAAGGACGGCCAATGATCGAACATGTTTTTAGGCGTGCAGAGTTGTATCAAGGATGGTCTAATCTTGTATTGGCAACCTGCGACAATGAGATTCAAGAATACGCTAGCCGTCAATCAATACCTTGTGTAATGACGGGTAGCCACCATGAGCGCGCCTTAGATAGGGTTGCAGAGGCAGTGCAAAAAATGAATTTGCAAGTAGATGATGAGGATATAGTGGTGTGCGTTCAAGGTGATGAGCCAATGATGCGACCAAATATGATTGATGCGGTGCTCGAACCTCTTTTAGTAAACACTAGTATTAAAGCAACAATATTGGCAATGCACATAACAGACGAAACTATATGGCTTAATCCAGATACAGTCAAAATTGTTAGTAATGAGTCTGGCGAGATACTTTATACATCGAGAGCACCAGTTCCCTATTGCAAGGGACAATTTGATGCGAAACATATGGCCAGAAGAATTTATGGTATCTTTGCCTTCAGGTGGGGTAATTTAAATAAATTTACTGCTCATAAGCAGACAAGATTGGAGCGTCTTGAGGCTTGTGACAGTAACAGGGTATTGGACATGGATTTCAGGCAATACATAGCACCATACCCAGAAATAAAGTCCTTTTCAGTCGACAGCCTTAATGACTTAAGTATGGTTGAAGCTTCAATGGAGAAGGATTTGCTTTGGGGGGCATACTGA
- a CDS encoding sugar phosphate nucleotidyltransferase yields MNLILTMAGKYKRFQDAGFNIPKYLLPWGDSTILSAVLRGFSKSRQIKNIYLIGNKRDHAFTPHIHALLRSCGIGTGNLFLINDTHGQAATGMIGLDLIANVDKGVMSEPILFHNIDTLLTNRNFEDILESLSKSAAYVDVFHANHHQYSYVVCNENNDVTELAEKIVISNCASSGLYAFQSGETYKNYYKNCDIYISDVIRKILKDGKRVKASNPHSEHDTIVLGTPSEYFNQAIVSNFL; encoded by the coding sequence ATGAACTTGATATTAACAATGGCTGGTAAATATAAAAGATTTCAAGATGCGGGATTTAATATTCCGAAGTATTTACTTCCTTGGGGGGACAGCACGATTTTATCTGCTGTATTGCGGGGATTTTCAAAGTCTAGACAGATTAAAAATATTTATTTAATTGGAAACAAGAGGGATCATGCCTTCACACCCCATATTCACGCCTTGTTGAGATCGTGTGGAATTGGCACAGGCAATTTATTTTTAATTAACGATACTCATGGTCAGGCAGCAACAGGAATGATAGGTCTAGATTTAATTGCAAATGTTGATAAGGGGGTTATGAGTGAGCCTATCCTTTTTCACAATATCGATACCTTGCTTACGAACCGAAATTTTGAAGATATTCTAGAATCGCTATCAAAAAGTGCAGCTTACGTTGATGTCTTTCATGCAAATCATCATCAGTATAGTTATGTAGTCTGTAATGAGAATAATGACGTAACAGAGCTTGCGGAAAAAATTGTAATTTCAAACTGCGCTAGCTCTGGTCTCTATGCTTTTCAATCGGGTGAAACCTATAAAAATTACTATAAAAATTGCGATATTTATATCTCAGATGTAATACGTAAAATTTTGAAGGATGGAAAACGGGTGAAGGCAAGCAACCCTCATAGCGAGCACGACACGATCGTTCTTGGTACCCCTAGCGAATACTTCAATCAAGCCATAGTTAGCAATTTTCTGTAA
- a CDS encoding AroB-related putative sugar phosphate phospholyase (cyclizing) yields MSDNFKITSSRGVYEVNFVEDFQATLEIDLSAKMHFIIDKKVACIYGSKLEKILSLQNTIQVEAVEASKSLENTTEVIKKIVRHGIRRDHCIVAIGGGVIQDITCFISSILLRGIGWQFYPTTLLSQADSCIGSKSSINIDSFKNILGTFWPPEKVFICSKFLTTLSESEIASGVGEIIKAHAIKSRSKFDEVATLYKKFECTSTYLDQMIIQSLEIKKEYIERDEFDVGIRNLFNYGHSFGHAIESATNFTIPHGIAVTIGMDMANYISYLRGLLPVSEFERMHSLLASNYALAKKIKINVARVIEGLSKDKKNLGDQLVVLLPIGSDAKITKVSIDLNDHFKNQCSEFFKYYYS; encoded by the coding sequence GTGTCAGATAATTTTAAGATAACCTCAAGTCGGGGTGTATATGAGGTAAATTTTGTGGAGGATTTTCAAGCAACTTTGGAGATCGATTTATCCGCAAAAATGCATTTTATAATTGATAAGAAGGTTGCTTGTATTTATGGATCTAAGCTCGAGAAGATACTTTCCTTACAAAATACGATTCAAGTCGAAGCGGTTGAGGCTAGTAAGTCGTTAGAAAATACAACTGAAGTAATAAAAAAAATCGTTAGACATGGAATCCGCAGAGACCATTGCATAGTTGCAATTGGCGGTGGAGTTATTCAAGATATTACATGTTTTATTAGTTCAATCCTTTTGCGTGGGATAGGATGGCAGTTTTACCCAACTACTCTTTTATCTCAGGCGGATTCATGCATTGGATCGAAAAGCTCAATAAATATTGATTCATTTAAAAATATTTTAGGCACCTTCTGGCCCCCTGAAAAGGTCTTTATATGTAGTAAATTTTTAACGACACTTAGTGAAAGTGAAATCGCATCAGGAGTGGGTGAAATTATTAAAGCTCATGCCATTAAATCACGCTCTAAGTTTGATGAGGTTGCAACTCTCTATAAAAAATTTGAATGTACTTCGACTTATTTAGATCAAATGATTATTCAATCGCTTGAGATAAAAAAAGAATATATAGAGAGGGATGAATTTGATGTGGGAATAAGGAATTTATTTAATTATGGGCATAGCTTTGGACATGCAATTGAGTCAGCCACGAACTTTACAATTCCTCATGGAATTGCAGTAACCATTGGCATGGATATGGCGAACTATATCTCTTATTTGAGAGGCTTATTGCCTGTAAGTGAGTTTGAAAGAATGCATAGTTTGCTGGCAAGTAATTATGCGTTGGCAAAAAAAATCAAAATTAATGTGGCGCGGGTAATAGAAGGTCTATCTAAGGATAAGAAAAATTTAGGCGACCAATTAGTTGTGTTGTTACCTATAGGGTCGGATGCAAAAATTACAAAAGTAAGCATTGATCTAAATGACCATTTCAAGAATCAATGTTCTGAATTTTTTAAATATTACTATTCATGA
- a CDS encoding SDR family oxidoreductase — MKNILITGCSSGVGYAISEFFIKKGWRVLGLSRNISRLEKMKEDLGINFYSYPVDISDSDAVEKCFEMIKISCKKIDLLVNNAGIFLSKPCDSLSIKDVDRVIDTNLKGLIYTTLLSLPLLRYGSRIVYISSVSGQSGIINQSIYSASKFGVNGFFESISQELQTRGILGTAICPGGINTELWNPLNPYSNGSTKDLLQPMEMAKMVHMLASLPENMVIKNITTFPSIEWH; from the coding sequence ATGAAAAACATTTTAATTACTGGATGTAGTAGTGGCGTTGGGTATGCAATTTCTGAATTTTTTATAAAAAAAGGATGGCGTGTACTTGGGCTATCAAGAAACATATCTCGTCTAGAAAAAATGAAGGAAGACTTAGGCATAAATTTTTATTCATATCCTGTGGATATCTCAGACTCCGATGCTGTTGAAAAGTGTTTTGAGATGATCAAAATTAGCTGCAAAAAAATAGATTTATTGGTTAATAACGCAGGTATTTTTCTTAGCAAGCCTTGTGATTCATTGAGCATTAAAGATGTTGATAGGGTAATTGATACGAATTTAAAAGGCCTTATATACACAACTTTACTTTCATTGCCATTGTTAAGATATGGATCAAGAATAGTCTATATTTCATCAGTTTCTGGCCAGTCTGGCATTATTAATCAATCAATATATAGTGCCTCTAAATTTGGGGTAAATGGTTTCTTTGAATCTATCTCTCAGGAGTTACAAACTAGAGGCATTCTAGGGACAGCCATTTGTCCTGGCGGAATAAATACCGAACTATGGAATCCCCTAAACCCTTATAGTAATGGCTCTACCAAAGATCTTTTGCAACCTATGGAAATGGCTAAAATGGTGCACATGCTAGCAAGCCTTCCTGAAAATATGGTTATAAAAAATATAACCACATTCCCATCCATTGAATGGCATTAA
- a CDS encoding SDR family NAD(P)-dependent oxidoreductase: MPIRMEGTIRRVVITGASRGIGYAVTQKFKSLGYEVIALSSGRSVQINEKLSDGLNFFDFNHVEDIERCANYLLELKPDILINNAGMNINNDFLDISNETFNAIQRVNVFAPFRLCQASLPAMKERGWGRIVNISSIWGKISMSGRAAYSASKFALDGMTVALSAEYAKYGVMANCVAPGFTATDLTRETLGIEMMEHISSQFIPLKRLATPNEVANFIVWLCSEDNSYISGQNLAIDGGVSRVR, translated from the coding sequence ATGCCAATCAGAATGGAGGGGACAATAAGGCGTGTAGTTATAACTGGTGCTTCTCGGGGTATTGGATACGCTGTCACTCAAAAGTTCAAAAGTTTGGGTTACGAAGTTATTGCCTTGTCCTCAGGAAGATCTGTGCAAATTAATGAGAAATTATCTGATGGTCTAAATTTTTTTGATTTTAATCATGTGGAGGATATTGAGAGATGTGCAAATTACCTTCTTGAACTAAAACCAGATATATTAATCAATAATGCAGGAATGAACATAAATAATGATTTTCTAGATATTTCTAATGAAACTTTTAATGCAATTCAGAGGGTTAATGTTTTTGCTCCTTTTCGTCTTTGTCAGGCCTCCCTTCCTGCGATGAAGGAGCGTGGATGGGGGAGGATTGTAAATATTAGTTCAATTTGGGGGAAGATTAGCATGTCAGGTAGGGCCGCCTACTCGGCCAGTAAATTTGCCCTAGATGGAATGACAGTGGCATTGTCTGCAGAATATGCAAAATATGGTGTCATGGCAAACTGTGTAGCGCCAGGATTTACCGCCACAGACTTAACAAGAGAAACCCTGGGAATAGAAATGATGGAGCATATTAGCAGTCAATTTATTCCCCTGAAAAGATTGGCAACTCCAAATGAGGTTGCTAATTTCATTGTTTGGTTATGTAGCGAAGATAATAGCTATATCTCTGGCCAAAATTTGGCCATTGATGGTGGGGTGTCTCGTGTCAGATAA
- a CDS encoding WavE lipopolysaccharide synthesis family protein yields the protein MEAKGYLKEKYKKIKPSHVDYQSNLNKEFYEALVNQFEYVILSTWEGEHPLPGIDVIYNIKPKPLVEAEIGKLENNSNLQAISTLAGIKKIQEKFGDSSVVVKIRADISFKPQVLKEALTRIGDNKIYPSYFMGLASIDDFIIAGNTKQMKIFFEEALRSYPGYSKISHSFYVLNYLRSIYGNVKYLHESVEEFYPLMVDFYKKFRYKFRYIFILPIFKKYINILQIFEFNFEPLFSKSEYIELDLSWRGSKFSSESLNAEHLSKQIFSLEEKIYSKKISKSLFNAYLMFRMRAIYRKLKFLLGRFFYE from the coding sequence TTGGAAGCTAAGGGCTATTTAAAAGAAAAATATAAAAAAATTAAGCCATCACATGTAGATTATCAGAGCAATCTTAACAAAGAATTTTACGAGGCCCTTGTCAATCAATTTGAATATGTAATTTTATCTACGTGGGAGGGTGAGCATCCCTTACCTGGAATCGATGTAATTTATAATATAAAGCCGAAACCATTAGTAGAAGCAGAGATTGGTAAATTAGAAAATAATTCAAATTTACAGGCAATCTCAACTCTTGCTGGAATAAAAAAAATTCAAGAGAAGTTTGGTGACAGTTCGGTAGTGGTAAAAATTAGGGCTGATATAAGTTTTAAGCCGCAGGTTCTTAAGGAGGCGCTAACAAGGATTGGGGATAATAAAATTTACCCATCATATTTTATGGGGCTAGCATCGATTGACGATTTTATTATTGCAGGCAATACAAAACAGATGAAGATTTTTTTTGAAGAAGCTTTAAGGAGCTACCCTGGCTATTCAAAAATTTCACATAGCTTTTATGTATTAAATTATTTGAGAAGTATATATGGAAACGTTAAGTACCTTCATGAATCAGTAGAGGAATTCTACCCTCTAATGGTAGATTTTTATAAAAAATTTAGATATAAATTTAGATATATTTTTATTTTGCCTATTTTTAAAAAATATATAAATATTTTGCAAATTTTTGAATTTAACTTTGAACCTCTATTTTCTAAATCTGAATATATCGAGCTAGACTTGTCTTGGAGGGGTAGTAAATTTAGTTCTGAGAGTTTGAATGCGGAGCACCTCTCAAAACAAATATTCTCCTTGGAGGAAAAGATTTACTCAAAAAAAATATCCAAATCATTATTTAATGCATACCTTATGTTTCGAATGAGAGCTATTTATCGTAAATTAAAATTCTTATTGGGTAGATTTTTTTATGAATAA
- a CDS encoding Gfo/Idh/MocA family protein translates to MPANNLLKVGIIGCGRIAGHHCDSIVKTENAELIAVCDIEIEKAISYSKKYEVKHYCSYHEMLKMHPEINTVAIITPSGMHLEHAVDVIRRYKKNIIIEKPTLMKPSQFEAVRKLALESNIKIYPVFQNRHNKAVQRTKLALQSSELGRIHCVSVRVRWCRTDKYYQLSPWRGTFSMDGGCLANQGIHHIDLLQYLGGKVRCVSSLHKTIGSNIEVEDVAVAVLEFEEGHLGILEVTTAARPHDYEASISLVCEKGLAQIGGIAVNELQVFTPEPSACIEFSEDFSGNIYGNGHSKVYEEIVKSLNESQPFSVSIEEAESTIQLLNSFYISDETRSWVDVSNAGDSTRLGSENELLSSMYKINDYEKSEVK, encoded by the coding sequence ATGCCCGCAAATAACTTGCTTAAGGTTGGCATTATAGGTTGCGGAAGAATTGCCGGACACCATTGCGATTCAATAGTTAAAACGGAAAATGCAGAGCTAATTGCGGTGTGTGATATTGAGATTGAAAAGGCAATTAGCTATTCCAAAAAATATGAAGTAAAACATTACTGTAGTTATCATGAAATGCTAAAGATGCATCCAGAAATAAATACGGTTGCAATAATTACCCCCTCTGGAATGCATCTGGAACATGCGGTGGATGTTATTAGGCGCTATAAAAAAAACATCATCATAGAGAAGCCCACTTTAATGAAGCCTTCACAATTTGAGGCGGTAAGAAAACTTGCTCTTGAGTCAAATATCAAAATATATCCAGTATTTCAAAATAGACACAATAAAGCAGTTCAAAGGACCAAACTCGCATTGCAGTCATCAGAGCTTGGGCGGATACATTGTGTGTCTGTGCGCGTTAGGTGGTGTAGAACAGATAAATATTATCAGCTATCTCCCTGGAGGGGTACTTTCTCAATGGATGGTGGGTGTTTGGCAAACCAGGGAATACATCACATCGACTTGTTGCAGTATTTAGGTGGAAAAGTAAGATGCGTTAGTAGTCTTCATAAGACTATAGGCTCAAATATTGAAGTAGAGGACGTTGCAGTTGCAGTTCTGGAGTTTGAAGAAGGCCACTTAGGCATCTTGGAGGTTACAACTGCGGCGCGACCACATGATTATGAAGCAAGCATATCACTTGTATGTGAAAAAGGTTTAGCCCAAATTGGAGGTATAGCAGTCAATGAGCTTCAAGTATTCACACCTGAACCTAGCGCATGTATAGAGTTTTCTGAAGATTTTTCAGGCAACATTTACGGTAACGGTCATTCAAAGGTTTATGAAGAGATTGTGAAAAGTTTAAATGAAAGTCAGCCATTTTCGGTTTCTATTGAGGAGGCAGAGAGCACAATACAGCTTTTAAACTCATTTTATATTTCAGATGAAACTAGGAGCTGGGTTGACGTATCAAATGCTGGTGATAGCACTAGGCTTGGATCTGAGAATGAGCTCCTTTCAAGTATGTATAAAATAAATGATTATGAAAAATCGGAAGTGAAATGA
- a CDS encoding phosphoglycerate dehydrogenase, with translation MNLESHVAVCSRSFSRDSYLRGILSEKYRNIKFNDSGEALADRDLALFLRGHDKAIIALEKIDINLLSQLPELKVISKYGVGLDMIDFPAMVEKKISLGWFAGVNKTSVAEMVIGMVIHALRNTNDAMSLVKNGGWRQIIGRELSGATIGIVGCGHVGHELIRLLTPFKCNILIHDILDKSQMERDYGVKAVSLEELLMMSDVVSIHVPLDSSTRYMFGMNQLALMQKGAILINFARGGIVDEKALQFCLENQRIKMAIFDVFDCEPPQNNALLSLANFIATPHIGGSSINAIRNMGIAAINGLDDYYHWTSLKESFSAQFDY, from the coding sequence ATGAATCTAGAATCTCATGTTGCAGTATGTTCGCGTTCATTTTCACGAGACTCTTATCTAAGAGGGATTTTGAGTGAAAAATACAGAAACATCAAATTTAATGATAGTGGTGAAGCGCTAGCAGATAGAGATTTAGCTCTATTCTTAAGGGGTCATGACAAGGCAATTATTGCTCTTGAAAAAATTGACATAAATCTATTGTCGCAATTACCCGAATTAAAAGTTATCAGTAAATACGGTGTTGGTTTGGATATGATTGATTTTCCTGCAATGGTTGAGAAAAAAATTTCGTTAGGGTGGTTTGCGGGTGTGAATAAAACATCAGTGGCAGAGATGGTTATAGGAATGGTAATACATGCTTTGCGTAATACCAACGATGCCATGAGCTTGGTAAAAAATGGAGGATGGAGGCAAATCATTGGGCGAGAGTTATCGGGGGCAACTATAGGAATTGTTGGATGTGGGCATGTTGGCCATGAATTAATTAGGTTGTTGACGCCATTTAAATGCAACATCTTGATTCATGATATCTTAGATAAATCGCAAATGGAGCGGGATTATGGTGTAAAAGCTGTTAGTTTGGAAGAGCTGTTGATGATGTCTGATGTAGTTTCAATACACGTGCCATTAGATAGTTCAACTAGATATATGTTCGGGATGAATCAATTGGCATTAATGCAGAAGGGAGCCATCTTAATCAATTTTGCAAGAGGCGGCATTGTTGATGAAAAGGCTCTTCAGTTTTGCCTTGAAAATCAGAGGATTAAAATGGCTATCTTTGATGTTTTTGATTGTGAGCCCCCTCAAAATAATGCGTTGCTAAGCTTGGCAAATTTTATTGCCACTCCTCATATTGGAGGAAGTTCAATTAATGCTATCAGGAATATGGGCATCGCAGCAATTAATGGTCTAGATGATTATTATCACTGGACAAGCTTAAAAGAGTCCTTCTCAGCACAATTTGATTATTAA
- a CDS encoding histidinol-phosphate transaminase encodes MILRPKKSLKSELIIRPFAGLQEDRDLSKLWLDKNENLDPEMRKVSAKILLEFQGSESSNYPSLGALYKKMATWLRVSPSQIMLTQGSDGAIRSVFDVFIEPGDVVFHTRPTFAMYPIYCQIYGAKNYPIDYMPTLNGPSLTINNLLKRIESAKPKLVCIPNPDSPTGHYFSENEIKTILEKCITTNSLLLVDEAYFPFSKWSAVSLVNQSPNLIVVRTFAKAWASAGLRVGYCVTNAEICSYLHKNRPMYEIGEIAAHHTFRLLDFEKEMLVSVGRINEGGDFFSAEMGKLGFHVLRSQTNFIHINFESLKELMFKRLDLKVLYRKSFDHDSLKGFTRFTLAPVPIMRNVVDTIKDAYARK; translated from the coding sequence ATGATCTTAAGACCTAAAAAATCCTTAAAAAGCGAATTAATTATTCGCCCCTTTGCGGGACTGCAGGAGGATCGTGACTTGAGCAAGCTCTGGTTAGATAAAAATGAAAATCTAGATCCTGAGATGCGGAAAGTATCCGCAAAAATCTTACTGGAATTTCAAGGGAGCGAGAGCTCAAATTATCCATCCTTGGGCGCTTTATATAAAAAAATGGCAACTTGGTTGAGGGTGTCACCATCTCAAATAATGCTTACCCAGGGAAGTGATGGGGCAATTAGATCGGTATTTGACGTATTTATTGAACCTGGTGATGTTGTTTTCCATACTAGACCTACCTTTGCAATGTACCCAATATACTGTCAAATATATGGGGCGAAAAACTATCCCATAGATTACATGCCTACACTAAATGGGCCTTCATTGACCATCAATAATTTGTTGAAAAGAATTGAAAGTGCCAAGCCCAAATTAGTATGCATTCCAAACCCTGATAGCCCTACCGGACATTATTTTTCCGAAAATGAGATCAAGACTATTTTAGAAAAGTGTATTACTACCAACTCGTTATTATTGGTAGATGAAGCATACTTTCCATTCTCTAAATGGTCAGCAGTTTCCCTCGTAAATCAATCACCCAATCTAATAGTGGTAAGAACCTTTGCAAAGGCGTGGGCCTCAGCTGGTTTGAGGGTTGGTTATTGTGTAACTAATGCAGAGATTTGTAGTTATCTTCATAAGAATCGTCCAATGTATGAAATTGGAGAAATTGCTGCGCACCATACTTTTAGATTATTAGATTTTGAAAAAGAAATGCTTGTATCCGTAGGGAGAATCAATGAGGGTGGAGATTTTTTTAGTGCGGAAATGGGTAAACTGGGCTTTCATGTTTTGCGTAGTCAAACAAACTTTATTCATATCAATTTCGAGTCTTTAAAAGAATTGATGTTTAAAAGGCTTGACCTCAAAGTCTTGTATAGAAAGTCTTTTGATCATGATTCATTAAAAGGGTTTACCAGATTCACGTTGGCGCCAGTACCGATCATGCGGAATGTTGTCGATACCATAAAGGATGCATATGCCCGCAAATAA